In Herbinix luporum, a single window of DNA contains:
- the purF gene encoding amidophosphoribosyltransferase, whose amino-acid sequence MNKENSYITDEIHEECGVLGVYDLDGNDVLSTLYYGLFALQHRGQESCGIAVSDTNGPKGKVLSCKGMGLISEVCTDESLENLKGNIGVGHVRYSGAGENSIHNTQPLVLNYIKGTLCIAQNGSIINTEELREELEYTGAIFQTTIDTEVIAYHIARERLTSKTVEEAVTKAMKKLVGAYSLVIMSPRKLIGARDPFGFHPLCIGRKGSSYILASETAALNAVDAEFVRDVLPGEVVMINKDGIYSDTSLCTNNHARCIFEYIYFARPDSHIDGVSVYNSRIMAGRILAQTNPVEADVVVGVPDSGNAAALGYALESGIPFGMAFVKNSYVGRTFIKPKQAARTSSVRIKLNVLPEVVEGKRVVMIDDSIVRGTTCAKIVKMLKKAGATEVHVRISSPPFLYPCYYGTDVPTGDQLIARNNTIDQIRQMIGADSLGYLALDRLNDIIGKGMGYCDACFTGNYPTKLPKCVSKEEKK is encoded by the coding sequence ATGAATAAAGAAAACAGTTATATTACTGATGAGATACATGAGGAATGTGGAGTTTTAGGGGTATATGATTTGGACGGGAATGATGTCCTATCCACCTTATACTATGGACTCTTCGCCCTGCAACACCGGGGACAGGAAAGCTGTGGAATAGCTGTCAGTGATACCAATGGGCCTAAAGGAAAAGTATTGTCCTGTAAAGGGATGGGGCTTATTAGTGAGGTATGTACCGATGAGAGCTTGGAGAATTTAAAAGGCAATATAGGTGTAGGACATGTTCGTTATTCGGGAGCCGGAGAAAATAGCATCCATAATACCCAGCCTTTAGTATTAAACTATATTAAGGGTACCTTGTGTATTGCCCAAAACGGCAGCATTATTAATACGGAAGAGCTTAGGGAAGAACTAGAATATACCGGTGCTATTTTTCAGACTACAATCGATACAGAGGTTATAGCTTATCATATAGCTAGGGAAAGATTAACTTCTAAGACGGTTGAAGAGGCTGTTACTAAAGCTATGAAAAAGTTAGTGGGAGCCTACTCATTAGTTATTATGAGCCCAAGAAAGCTAATAGGAGCCAGGGATCCCTTTGGATTTCATCCTTTATGTATAGGAAGAAAGGGAAGTTCATATATACTAGCTTCCGAAACAGCTGCATTAAATGCTGTGGATGCTGAGTTTGTCAGGGATGTACTTCCCGGAGAAGTTGTAATGATTAATAAAGACGGAATTTACTCAGACACCTCTCTTTGTACCAATAACCATGCAAGATGTATTTTCGAATATATTTACTTTGCCCGCCCCGACAGCCATATTGACGGTGTCAGCGTGTATAATTCAAGAATAATGGCAGGAAGAATTCTAGCACAGACTAATCCTGTAGAAGCTGATGTTGTGGTAGGGGTGCCAGATTCGGGAAATGCAGCGGCACTAGGCTATGCCTTAGAGTCGGGAATACCTTTTGGTATGGCCTTTGTTAAGAATAGTTATGTTGGAAGAACCTTTATAAAGCCAAAGCAGGCAGCCCGTACCTCAAGTGTCAGGATTAAATTAAATGTCTTACCTGAGGTAGTAGAAGGCAAACGGGTTGTAATGATTGACGACTCAATTGTAAGAGGAACTACTTGCGCAAAGATTGTTAAGATGTTAAAAAAGGCAGGAGCAACCGAGGTTCATGTAAGAATTAGTTCCCCTCCTTTTTTATATCCTTGTTATTATGGTACAGATGTACCAACAGGGGATCAGCTTATTGCCAGAAATAACACCATTGATCAAATCCGCCAGATGATTGGGGCAGATTCCTTAGGTTATCTTGCTTTGGATAGGTTAAATGATATTATAGGGAAGGGTATGGGCTATTGTGATGCCTGCTTTACCGGAAACTATCCTACTAAATTACCCAAATGTGTTAGCAAAGAAGAAAAGAAATAA